A genomic segment from Gemmatimonadota bacterium encodes:
- a CDS encoding GNAT family N-acetyltransferase encodes MIIRPIEKSDSKGGFCCGRPALDVFFSKHAWDNNQAGVARVFVMQDDAGLAGDRGAVIGYYTLSAKEVARERLQKPLPRSLPKYPLPVFYIGYFAIAEQYQRRGLGRQLLADALRRCLEATQDIGAVGVLLDSLDDRSTAFYRSLGFEEIPRAPDTPLDGPQPMFLVMAAIAAAKPASS; translated from the coding sequence ATGATCATACGACCGATTGAGAAGTCGGATTCCAAGGGCGGGTTCTGCTGCGGCAGGCCCGCTCTCGACGTGTTCTTCTCGAAGCACGCATGGGACAATAACCAGGCGGGCGTCGCGCGCGTATTTGTGATGCAGGATGACGCCGGATTAGCGGGAGACCGCGGGGCTGTCATTGGTTACTACACGCTCTCAGCGAAGGAAGTGGCGCGTGAGCGCTTGCAAAAGCCGTTGCCCCGCTCACTTCCCAAGTATCCCCTGCCTGTCTTTTACATCGGGTATTTTGCCATCGCCGAGCAGTACCAGAGGCGAGGACTCGGACGGCAGCTATTAGCGGACGCGTTGCGGCGGTGTCTCGAAGCCACACAGGACATCGGAGCGGTCGGTGTACTTCTGGACTCGCTCGACGACCGGAGTACTGCATTCTACCGCAGTCTCGGCTTTGAGGAGATTCCGCGTGCTCCCGACACACCGCTCGACGGACCACAGCCAATGTTCCTTGTCATGGCGGCAATCGCAGCGGCGAAGCCGGCGTCCTCGTAG
- a CDS encoding LLM class flavin-dependent oxidoreductase, with translation MRYGYWMPVFGGWLRNVEDENMQASWDYVSRLARRSEELGYDITLVAELLLNDIKGINAPSLDAWSTAAALVAVTQTLEVMVAVRPSFHPPALLAKQAATIDRISNGRLSLNVVSAWWKDEARRYGVAFDEHDDRYARTSEWLDVVSAAWSEEKLDYSGKYYTIDELVLEPKPVSRLERPRPTIYAGGESDAAKRMITRQCDAYVMHGDPPERIAPKIADMRRLREQASDALGVELPPLQFGVAGYAIVRDSEAEVREEVARITTVSPGTPGYGNYADWIANTKLEQRVSIEDYSVSNRGLRAGLTGTPEQVASRVEEFADAGVDLLLLQSSPQLEEMERVSAQVITAGASAAAHSASGVAA, from the coding sequence ATGCGGTATGGATACTGGATGCCGGTGTTCGGTGGCTGGCTGCGCAACGTGGAAGACGAGAACATGCAGGCGTCGTGGGATTACGTCTCGCGGCTCGCGCGCAGAAGCGAGGAGCTCGGTTACGACATCACGCTCGTCGCGGAGTTGCTGCTGAACGACATCAAGGGAATCAATGCACCGTCACTGGATGCGTGGAGTACCGCGGCCGCGCTTGTGGCGGTGACGCAGACGCTGGAGGTGATGGTCGCCGTTCGTCCGTCGTTTCATCCGCCTGCGCTACTTGCGAAGCAGGCCGCGACGATCGATCGCATCTCGAATGGCCGTCTGTCGCTCAACGTGGTCTCGGCGTGGTGGAAGGACGAGGCGCGACGTTACGGCGTCGCATTCGACGAGCACGATGACAGATACGCGCGCACGTCCGAGTGGCTCGACGTGGTGAGCGCTGCGTGGAGCGAGGAGAAGCTCGATTACAGCGGCAAGTACTACACGATCGACGAGCTGGTTCTCGAGCCGAAGCCCGTTTCGCGTTTGGAGCGTCCGCGCCCCACGATCTACGCCGGCGGCGAATCGGATGCGGCGAAGCGCATGATCACGCGACAGTGCGATGCGTACGTCATGCACGGAGATCCGCCCGAGCGAATCGCACCGAAGATTGCGGACATGCGTCGCTTGCGCGAGCAGGCCAGCGACGCGCTCGGCGTCGAGCTTCCACCGCTGCAATTCGGCGTTGCCGGCTACGCGATCGTGCGTGACAGCGAAGCTGAAGTACGCGAGGAGGTCGCGCGCATCACGACGGTATCACCTGGCACTCCGGGCTACGGAAACTATGCAGACTGGATCGCGAACACCAAGCTGGAGCAGCGCGTCAGCATCGAGGATTACTCCGTGTCGAATCGCGGTCTTCGTGCCGGCTTGACTGGAACGCCCGAGCAGGTCGCGTCCCGCGTGGAAGAATTCGCGGATGCTGGTGTCGATCTCCTGCTGCTTCAGAGTAGCCCGCAACTGGAAGAAATGGAACGGGTCTCCGCGCAGGTGATAACGGCCGGGGCGTCTGCCGCAGCTCACAGTGCGAGCGGAGTGGCCGCATAG
- a CDS encoding prepilin-type N-terminal cleavage/methylation domain-containing protein — protein sequence MSIDRAGFSILEIMIALVVLTVAVMSLSTVSLAAARQGRRISGRSFEIGLLTQEIDRAVAAPIESLAVKIGQTRLDTPVVAAPWTYARRVTISGRADSLTVGVAILPLSPLQRPDSISQTVLRTR from the coding sequence ATGAGCATCGATCGTGCTGGCTTCTCAATTCTGGAAATAATGATCGCGCTCGTAGTACTGACCGTCGCTGTGATGTCGCTGAGCACCGTTTCGCTCGCGGCTGCGCGTCAGGGCCGCCGCATATCGGGCCGCTCGTTCGAGATCGGATTGCTGACCCAGGAGATAGATCGTGCGGTCGCAGCTCCAATCGAGAGTCTCGCCGTCAAAATCGGACAGACACGGTTGGACACGCCTGTCGTGGCCGCCCCGTGGACTTACGCTCGTCGAGTCACGATCAGTGGTCGCGCAGATTCACTCACGGTTGGCGTCGCCATCCTCCCACTCAGTCCGTTGCAGCGCCCCGACAGCATCTCCCAGACAGTACTTCGTACGCGCTGA
- a CDS encoding type II secretion system protein: MKSPLQSRRGVTLIELMIALILLGLVSTSLMQIIRSQIHFADAQGSANQARYISRASLNLLLSDVRMVDADSGIVMATPDSFTVVAPYATGIVCGTSASGTASVIALLPYDSVAYAEGGYSGYAYIDTTTTGTAFRQVYQYKFGGPPPTTLDSATVASSAPCKTSNDVVRIFQSSAVAVQPVAPVQAQYQAAMLVRRITYAFRPSSSVTGSRGLFRTVLNGTHGSEEIAAPFDTSARFMFYLNTGAKSASVAGASLNAIRGIELQLNGKSDHTVQGASRPEAAPMTTAIFFKNRPVK; encoded by the coding sequence ATGAAATCACCGCTTCAGTCCCGGCGTGGCGTCACGCTCATCGAGCTCATGATCGCACTCATACTCCTTGGGCTCGTTTCGACATCACTGATGCAGATCATTCGAAGCCAGATACATTTCGCCGACGCACAGGGCAGTGCCAATCAGGCACGGTACATATCACGCGCCAGCTTGAATCTGCTGCTCTCCGATGTTCGGATGGTGGACGCGGACAGCGGCATCGTTATGGCGACTCCGGATTCGTTCACCGTTGTGGCCCCCTATGCTACGGGGATCGTGTGTGGCACGAGCGCTAGCGGAACCGCATCAGTAATTGCACTGCTGCCCTACGATAGCGTTGCGTACGCCGAAGGAGGCTATTCGGGATACGCGTACATCGATACCACGACCACAGGCACTGCATTCCGCCAGGTATACCAGTACAAGTTCGGCGGCCCGCCACCCACCACGCTCGATTCCGCCACCGTCGCTTCGTCGGCGCCATGCAAAACGTCGAACGATGTAGTGCGCATCTTCCAGTCGAGTGCCGTCGCGGTTCAACCTGTCGCGCCGGTGCAGGCCCAGTACCAGGCGGCCATGCTGGTTCGGCGCATCACGTACGCGTTTCGCCCATCCAGTTCCGTGACAGGGTCTCGCGGACTGTTCCGAACCGTCCTCAACGGAACTCACGGCTCCGAGGAAATTGCCGCGCCGTTCGACACCAGCGCGCGATTCATGTTCTACCTCAACACAGGCGCCAAGAGTGCTTCGGTAGCGGGAGCTTCGCTGAACGCCATTCGTGGGATTGAACTGCAGCTGAACGGAAAGAGCGATCACACGGTGCAGGGAGCTTCGCGTCCGGAAGCCGCCCCAATGACGACAGCAATCTTCTTCAAGAACAGGCCCGTCAAGTGA
- a CDS encoding histidine kinase, with protein MKIHRTAITAALVSFSIATVLGLIGSAHHHSMMIAEGSPMPWRHAAVMEMPFWYAAAILTPALVWILHRLPDRAHGMVRVAEHVAIALAWVTLQAALEMGARTVLGTGLSGPTPALWQLIVDSLANGFTGRLLIYGEVVGAIYAFTYYDRYRERELAAAQLETQLAEARLRMLRMQLNPHFLFNSMNTIAMLVRAGRSSESVTMLLALSALMRDALRDDAPDSGPLEDELNLLNRYVGVEQVRFGGRLAFDVDVPESLRTVSVPSFLLQPLVENAIRHGRAASDGAAAIGVHAERVEDRLVLSVWDDGATAATPVSDPDESHGVGLRNVRDRLLQLFGTAQSFDVGRKDEKTVARISIPVQFATASTE; from the coding sequence GTGAAGATACATCGTACTGCGATCACCGCTGCGCTTGTCTCATTCTCCATCGCCACAGTACTCGGCCTTATCGGTAGCGCGCATCATCATTCAATGATGATTGCGGAAGGAAGTCCGATGCCGTGGCGGCACGCCGCGGTGATGGAGATGCCATTCTGGTACGCCGCAGCGATACTGACTCCCGCACTCGTGTGGATACTGCATCGCCTTCCCGACCGCGCGCATGGCATGGTGAGAGTGGCCGAACATGTAGCGATCGCACTGGCGTGGGTGACCTTGCAAGCCGCGCTCGAGATGGGAGCGCGTACGGTGCTTGGGACTGGTCTCAGCGGACCGACCCCCGCGCTCTGGCAACTGATCGTCGACTCGCTCGCGAATGGATTCACAGGCCGGCTGCTCATATACGGCGAAGTGGTGGGAGCCATCTATGCCTTCACGTATTACGACCGGTATCGCGAGCGCGAGCTGGCAGCTGCACAACTGGAGACGCAGCTTGCGGAGGCGCGGCTGCGCATGTTGCGCATGCAGCTCAATCCGCACTTTCTATTCAATTCGATGAATACCATCGCGATGCTCGTCAGAGCTGGACGATCGTCGGAATCGGTGACGATGTTGCTTGCGTTGAGCGCGTTGATGCGAGACGCGCTTCGCGATGACGCACCTGACAGCGGTCCCCTGGAAGATGAGCTGAACCTGCTGAACCGGTATGTCGGCGTCGAGCAGGTGCGCTTTGGTGGAAGGCTCGCCTTCGATGTCGACGTTCCCGAATCACTCAGGACTGTATCCGTACCGAGCTTTCTGTTGCAGCCGCTCGTGGAGAACGCGATTCGGCACGGCCGAGCGGCGTCGGATGGGGCGGCAGCCATAGGTGTGCACGCGGAGCGTGTCGAGGACAGACTCGTGCTGTCGGTCTGGGATGACGGAGCCACAGCTGCAACTCCGGTCAGCGATCCTGACGAGTCTCACGGTGTGGGCCTTCGGAATGTGCGCGACCGCTTGCTGCAGTTGTTTGGTACGGCACAGTCGTTCGACGTCGGCCGGAAGGACGAGAAGACGGTTGCGCGGATCTCGATTCCGGTCCAATTCGCGACTGCGTCTACCGAGTGA
- a CDS encoding LytTR family DNA-binding domain-containing protein, with product MRLIVVEDEPIARDGLRALLAAEQSVEVVGSFASAEAARRGVRSALPDGMFVDVEMPGEGGIDFVRSIPAASRPHVVFVTAHENYAAKAFDVKAIDYVLKPIDERRLAEAVERVRTAIDTGANARMHARLKEVLADGLSDDCDYLTRISARVGDRLVVVKLSDVSWIEADGDYMRVHSKGRALLVRMTMRELERRLDPSLFMRAHRSALVNIDFVTGVDLLPHGEHVGMLRDGARVRIGRTYRSALFEALGERT from the coding sequence ATGCGTCTCATAGTCGTAGAAGACGAGCCGATCGCGCGTGATGGTCTCCGCGCTCTGCTCGCAGCCGAGCAGTCAGTCGAAGTCGTGGGCTCATTTGCGAGCGCCGAAGCGGCGCGCCGCGGCGTACGCAGCGCTCTGCCCGACGGGATGTTCGTCGACGTCGAGATGCCAGGTGAAGGAGGTATCGACTTCGTGCGCTCCATCCCCGCCGCTTCGCGTCCACACGTCGTCTTCGTAACCGCGCACGAGAACTACGCCGCGAAAGCGTTCGACGTCAAGGCGATCGACTACGTGCTCAAGCCGATAGATGAACGACGGCTCGCCGAGGCCGTCGAGCGCGTTCGAACGGCGATCGACACAGGTGCGAACGCACGCATGCATGCACGACTGAAGGAAGTGCTCGCTGACGGCCTTTCAGATGATTGTGATTATCTCACACGTATCTCCGCCCGTGTCGGAGACAGGCTCGTCGTCGTGAAGCTGTCCGACGTATCATGGATCGAGGCGGACGGCGACTACATGCGCGTGCATTCCAAAGGTCGTGCGCTGCTCGTGCGCATGACCATGCGAGAGCTGGAGCGCCGTCTCGACCCTTCCCTGTTCATGAGAGCGCATCGATCGGCGCTCGTCAACATCGACTTCGTGACCGGTGTGGACCTGCTCCCGCACGGCGAGCACGTCGGCATGTTGCGTGACGGTGCTCGCGTTCGTATCGGCAGAACTTACAGATCGGCGTTGTTCGAGGCGCTGGGAGAACGGACGTGA
- a CDS encoding sulfurtransferase, with product MIQFLLLASLSAIAPTSRPTPKPDILVTAAWLRTHVNDPNLVVLDLTMSGMDSPDPYESGHIPGARKLDFHSIFTGDGSNGALTMQLVPADSLRKVFETLGVSDGSTIVLYSTSRWLSPVARAYVTLDYIGLGDRTHILDGGYDAWKAAGGASAMTAPSFARGSLHVTTRKDAVADGAYVRAHLADASMTIVDARAPEFYNGSAKGHSAARAGHVPGARNVYFLTLADSVTNVYLTPEQARARFTAAGVSLDKPVVVYCHIGQTASVDYVQLRRLGVPVRLYDGSFEDWSRHSDYPVASGVDP from the coding sequence ATGATTCAATTCCTGCTTCTCGCATCGCTGTCAGCTATCGCCCCGACCAGCCGTCCAACACCCAAGCCGGACATACTCGTCACGGCGGCGTGGCTCCGTACCCACGTCAACGATCCGAATCTCGTCGTCCTCGATCTCACGATGTCTGGCATGGATTCGCCGGATCCGTACGAATCCGGTCACATACCAGGCGCGCGAAAGCTTGATTTTCATTCCATCTTCACGGGCGACGGCAGCAACGGTGCTCTGACGATGCAATTGGTGCCGGCGGATTCGCTTCGGAAGGTCTTCGAGACGCTTGGCGTGTCGGACGGGAGCACCATCGTGCTTTACAGCACGTCGCGATGGCTGAGCCCGGTCGCACGAGCCTACGTTACTCTCGACTACATCGGACTCGGCGATCGTACGCACATCCTCGATGGTGGATATGACGCGTGGAAGGCCGCCGGTGGAGCGTCTGCGATGACCGCCCCGAGCTTTGCGCGTGGAAGCCTTCACGTAACAACGCGCAAGGATGCGGTAGCGGACGGTGCGTACGTTCGAGCACACCTCGCCGACGCGAGCATGACGATCGTCGACGCACGCGCTCCCGAGTTCTACAACGGCTCGGCGAAAGGTCACAGCGCGGCTCGGGCCGGGCACGTACCAGGCGCCCGCAATGTCTATTTTCTGACCCTCGCCGACAGCGTAACGAACGTCTATCTCACACCGGAACAAGCCCGCGCCCGGTTTACCGCCGCCGGCGTGTCGCTGGACAAGCCGGTCGTCGTCTATTGCCACATCGGACAGACTGCCAGCGTCGATTACGTGCAGCTCCGGCGTCTTGGCGTGCCGGTTCGCCTGTACGATGGCTCATTCGAGGATTGGAGCCGCCACAGCGACTATCCGGTCGCCTCCGGCGTGGATCCGTAG
- a CDS encoding type II secretion system protein, translated as MPKLLTSTDRCLRHPSRSELRAIAARMRPARSRRGFTMFELVLALTIIAITTAMAAPRVNVMLRHQKVDRASQVVASDIRAAFTSAARGRVPVRVDFVFTSRRYAITNRVTGDTIIQRDLSTGDLGVGSLDGSNASLQVFPSGIATSPDTIRIGDAAAYVRRIAISRAGAVRVLP; from the coding sequence ATGCCAAAGCTCCTTACGTCAACTGACAGATGCCTGAGGCATCCGTCCCGATCCGAACTGCGAGCAATTGCCGCCCGCATGCGCCCGGCGCGCTCTCGGCGCGGCTTTACGATGTTCGAGCTGGTTCTCGCGCTGACGATTATCGCAATCACGACCGCGATGGCTGCGCCGCGCGTGAACGTGATGCTGCGACACCAGAAGGTCGATCGTGCGAGTCAGGTCGTCGCTTCTGATATTCGCGCAGCATTTACATCGGCCGCCCGTGGTAGAGTCCCGGTTCGTGTCGACTTCGTTTTCACGAGCCGACGCTACGCGATCACCAATCGCGTAACCGGCGATACCATCATCCAGCGCGACCTGAGCACCGGAGATCTTGGCGTCGGCAGTCTGGACGGATCCAACGCGTCGCTCCAGGTATTCCCCAGCGGCATTGCGACTTCCCCCGACACCATCCGCATCGGTGATGCCGCGGCGTATGTTCGGCGCATCGCCATTTCTCGCGCCGGCGCAGTGAGGGTGCTCCCGTGA